The following proteins are encoded in a genomic region of Diadema setosum chromosome 18, eeDiaSeto1, whole genome shotgun sequence:
- the LOC140241931 gene encoding uncharacterized protein, with protein MGWARTQWALPLSTLLTGKGLEVYSRMPSELANDYDELKAALLQRYELNEEGFRAKFRSSQVEPGETHSQLAERLKRYLLRWLELAGFRAEFDDLIQLMIMDQIYARSSKELKQFVRERHPANLDEMTKLADQYSQAHPHKEQKNHSYKDQKRPDKGQSQGHLASKFSGPQGNKGSSGCYVCGKAGHLARNCQAKTNSPRPNRAAALDEMKGFEEKTSQDRKGAACIEANTVRYETARQPGSYVKLASGDELPLLEAGCSSGVRPSGVNMPVLQGKVGGHVVSVLRDSGCSTAVVKSVFVRTPQIVAGQKKRVVLIDGTVREFPIGRVWVDTPFYTGEVEALVMEDPMYELILGNIPGVRDQNNPDPQWSLDSDEVVVKEEEMVESSEGGAVETRGQKAQSAKPLKPLPTASALSLATSKGEYEAAQKADPTLAKAWRAAESGQKTTTSKGNESKFLVHRGLLYREFQSTKLEYGKPVRQLAVPSAYRDGLMALAHDGIMSGHLKTQKTLDRLQQSFYWPGMGDDVRRYCISCDICQRTVNKGSVGRVPLASMPLIDTPFKRVAIDLVGPFDPKTDRGNRYVLTLVDYATRYPEAIALQSIETERVAEALVEMFSRLGLPDEILSDRGAQFTSELMRELGRLLSVKQLNTTPYHPMCNGLVERFNGTLKAMLRRMSAERPKDWDRYLPALLFAYREVPQASLSFSPFELLYGRTVRGPLSLIKTIWEAETVDEEVKTTYEYVVDLRARLEETCKVAHEELKRASKRYAKYYDAKARDRKFEVGDKVLIMRPTSASKLLMQWQGPYTVTGTLGRCDVRVEVNGKVKTYHVNLLKKYVDRARSRDNEVQANAISVVEEEVESDLDRPCIGLPALSQNESVADVVIDAELTESQAAQVADLLNQFDAQLTDVPGRTNAMECSVTLTTADPVVSKPYPLPQSMQAAVKAELSEMLKMGVIEKSRSKYASPIVLVKKKDGSNRFCIDYRKLNAITVFDPEPIPIADTLLAKLSRGKYFSKFDLSKGYWQIPMAESDKEKTAFVTAEGLFHFTVLPFGMVNAPATFSRLMREVLFGLDNVVNYIDDILVFSETWEEHLDSLQAVLSRLADAGLTAKPSKCHVGFKTLDFLGHVVGGGTLKPHPEKVEQILQAEVPQTKREVRAFLGLAGYYRKFIPNFAAIAAPLSDLTKKDRANRVDWGPLEEQAFNTLKSRLTSSPILHLPDHESPFILATDASDVGIGAVLMQRVEGEKFPIAYISRKLSDTERRYAVIERECLAIAWAVKKFDVYLYGREFELEVDHRPLMYIAKAKLQNNRVLRWALALQSYRYHVTAVKGTDNVGADFLSRCPE; from the coding sequence ATGGGATGGGCCAGAACTCAGTGGGCCCTACCCCTCAGTACACTGTTGACGGGCAAAGGCCTGGAAGTGTATTCCCGAATGCCGTCAGAACTTGCAAATGATTACGATGAATTAAAGGCCGCCTTACTCCAAAGGTATGAGTTGAATGAAGAGGGATTTAGAGCTAAATTCAGGAGCTCGCAGGTTGAGCCTGGCGAGACTCACAGTCAGTTAGCCGAGAGGCTGAAGCGCTATCTCTTGCGTTGGTTAGAGTTAGCTGGTTTTAGGGCTGAGTTTGATGACCTAATTCAACTGATGATAATGGATCAAATTTATGCCAGGAGCTCGAAAGAGCTAAAGCAGTTTGTCCGCGAGAGACATCCGGCAAACTTAGATGAAATGACGAAGCTAGCGGATCAATACAGTCAGGCCCACCCCCATAAGGAACAAAAGAACCACTCCTACAAAGACCAAAAGCGACCTGACAAGGGCCAAAGTCAGGGTCATTTGGCTTCCAAATTCAGTGGCCCACAAGGAAATAAGGGGTCAAGTggttgttatgtttgtgggaAGGCAGGTCATTTGGCTCGAAACTGCCAGGCCAAAACGAATAGTCCGAGACCAAACCGGGCTGCTGCTTTGGATGAAATGAAGGGGTTTGAGGAGAAGACTAGTCAGGACCGAAAGGGGGCTGCCTGTATTGAGGCTAACACCGTTAGATATGAAACGGCAAGACAGCCGGGCTCGTATGTGAAGCTAGCTTCGGGGGATGAACTACCCCTTCTCGAGGCAGGATGCTCTTCGGGAGTCAGACCATCAGGTGTGAACATGCCTGTTCTTCAGGGAAAAGTAGGAGGGCATGTAGTGTCCGTTCTAAGGGACAGTGGCTGTAGTACAGCCGTAGTAAAGTCAGTGTTTGTTAGAACCCCTCAGATTGTTGCAGGGCAGAAGAAGAGGGTGGTTTTGATAGACGGGACTGTCAGAGAATTCCCCATTGGTAGGGTATGGGTAGACACGCCTTTCTACACTGGGGAAGTGGAAGCTCTGGTTATGGAAGACCCAATGTATGAGCTTATTTTGGGGAATATTCCCGGGGTCAGGGACCAAAATAATCCCGATCCACAGTGGTCACTTGATAGTGACGAGGTAGTGGTAAAGGAGGAAGAGATGGTTGAATCATCCGAGGGAGGGGCGGTAGAGACACGTGGCCAGAAAGCGCAAAGTGCGAAACCCCTCAAACCACTGCCGACAGCAAGTGCACTCTCACTCGCGACGAGTAAAGGTGAGTATGAAGCAGCGCAAAAGGCTGACCCGACGCTTGCGAAGGCTTGGCGAGCAGCAGAGAGTGGTCAGAAAACGACCACAAGCAAAGGAAATGAGAGCAAGTTTCTCGTGCATCGAGGCCTGCTCTATCGCGAATTCCAATCTACAAAATTGGAATATGGCAAGCCAGTTCGACAATTGGCCGTACCGAGCGCATACCGTGATGGATTAATGGCGCTTGCCCATGATGGCATAATGTCTGGGCACCTAAAAACGCAGAAAACACTCGACCGATTACAGCAAAGCTTCTATTGGCCAGGTATGGGAGATGACGTCCGGCGATATTGCATATCATGTGATATCTGTCAGCGCACCGTGAATAAGGGGAGCGTGGGTCGCGTGCCGCTCGCGAGCATGCCGCTCATTGATACTCCGTTCAAGCGCGTGGCGATTGACCTCGTAGGACCTTTTGACCCCAAGACCGATCGTGGGAATCGGTATGTTTTGACGCTGGTCGATTATGCAACTCGCTACCCAGAAGCTATTGCATTACAGAGCATTGAAACCGAGCGAGTGGCTGAGGCGCTTGTCGAGATGTTTAGCCGCTTAGGTTTGCCAGACGAGATTCTCTCTGATAGAGGGGCGCAGTTCACTTCTGAGCTAATGAGGGAGTTAGGGCGTTTGCTGTCCGTAAAGCAGCTTAACACAACTCCGTACCATCCCATGTGCAATGGGTTGGTTGAGAGATTCAATGGAACTCTCAAAGCCATGCTGCGACGAATGAGTGCAGAGCGACCCAAAGATTGGGACCGTTATTTACCGGCATTGTTGTTCGCGTATAGGGAGGTACCACAAGCTAGCCTTAGCTTTAGTCCGTTTGAGCTGCTGTATGGTAGGACTGTACGTGGACCTCTCTCCCTGATTAAGACAATCTGGGAAGCGGAAACAGTCGACGAAGAGGTCAAAACAACATACGAGTATGTTGTGGACCTACGAGCGAGACTCGAGGAGACTTGCAAAGTGGCGCATGAGGAGCTCAAGCGCGCATCGAAAAGATATGCCAAGTACTATGACGCAAAGGCGCGTGACAGGAAGTTTGAGGTTGGCGATAAAGTGCTCATTATGAGGCCAACGAGCGCAAGCAAACTCCTGATGCAATGGCAGGGACCATATACGGTCACAGGCACACTAGGGCGATGTGATGTGAGAGTGGAGGTCAATGGCAAGGTCAAGACCTACCATGTTAACCTCTTGAAGAAGTATGTTGACCGTGCGCGAAGTAGGGACAATGAAGTCCAAGCGAATGCCATCTCCGTAGTCGAAGAAGAGGTCGAATCCGATCTCGATCGACCGTGCATAGGACTGCCCGCCTTATCGCAGAATGAGAGCGTGGCCGACGTGGTGATAGATGCGGAACTTACTGAGTCACAAGCAGCGCAGGTAGCCGATCTGCTAAATCAGTTCGATGCACAATTAACCGATGTACCAGGGCGAACAAACGCGATGGAATGCTCAGTGACACTCACTACCGCTGACCCCGTGGTAAGCAAGCCGTATCCCCTACCACAATCTATGCAAGCTGCGGTAAAAGCAGAATTGAGCGAAATGCTGAAGATGGGCGTGATAGAGAAATCACGATCCAAGTACGCGTCACCGATCGTACTAGTGAAAAAGAAGGACGGAAGTAACAGATTTTGCATCGACTACCGCAAATTGAATGCTATAACTGTGTTCGATCCAGAACCTATTCCGATTGCTGACACTCTCCTGGCGAAGCTGTCAAGAGGTAAGTACTTCTCGAAGTTCGACCTCAGCAAGGGGTATTGGCAGATACCCATGGCCGAGTCTGATAAGGAGAAAACAGCATTTGTCACCGCTGAAGGCCTGTTTCACTTCACCGTGCTGCCGTTTGGTATGGTGAATGCACCAGCTACCTTCTCACGGCTGATGCGAGAAGTGCTGTTTGGACTCGACAATGTAGTGAACTACATCGACGATATCCTTGTGTTCTCCGAGACCTGGGAAGAACACTTGGATTCCTTGCAAGCTGTACTCTCGAGGCTTGCAGATGCTGGGTTGACCGCGAAGCCAAGTAAATGTCATGTGGGCTTCAAGACGCTCGACTTTCTAGGGCATGTCGTAGGTGGCGGCACGCTGAAGCCTCACCCCGAGAAAGTAGAGCAGATCTTGCAGGCGGAGGTGCCGCAAACAAAGCGGGAGGTACGCGCGTTTCTAGGGCTAGCTGGGTATTACCGCAAGTTCATACCCAACTTCGCAGCTATCGCCGCACCGCTGTCGGACttaacaaagaaagacagagcCAACCGCGTAGATTGGGGACCCCTGGAAGAGCAGGCGTTCAACACGCTGAAGTCCCGACTGACTTCATCCCCCATACTCCATCTTCCAGACCATGAATCCCCGTTCATACTGGCGACCGACGCGTCTGACGTAGGCATCGGCGCAGTACTGATGCAGCGCGTAGAGGGAGAGAAGTTCCCTATCGCATACATCAGCCGGAAGTTGTCAGACACAGAGCGACGGTATGCCGTCATAGAGCGAGAGTGCCTCGCAATTGCATGGGCAGTAAAAAAGTTCGATGTTTACCTATATGGGAGAGAGTTTGAACTTGAGGTGGATCATCGTCCCCTCATGTACATTGCCAAGGCTAAGTTGCAAAACAACCGAGTCTTGCGCTGGGCACTTGCCCTCCAATCCTACCGCTACCACGTGACCGCTGTCAAGGGAACAGATAACGTTGGGGCAGACTTCCTTAGCCGATGTCCAGAGTAA